The Jiangella alba genome includes the window CCGCACGTGGACGGTGGGCGACACGACGGCCGCGGCGGACTCCGTCGTGCCGGAAATCACCGGCTCGACGCCCACGATCCGCCCGGTCGCCGGCGACGAGGTCGTGTTCGTCGAGACCACCCACCCGTCGGGCCGCGTCCTGGACGTCGCGTGGACGCTGAACGGCGCGGCGGTGGCCGCGACCGGTGACGGCCGGACGCTCGACCTCGGCGCGCTGGAGCTCCCGGCCGGCACGCACGAGCTGACGGCGACGGTGACCGACCCGGCCGCGCCGGGCGCCTCCGACGCCGCCACCTGGACGGTCGACAACGCGCTGCCGACGGCGCCGCGCACGCTGTCCGAGCCGCTCACGACCATGACGTCGGACTCCGGTCACGGCATCTACTTCGACGGCTGGGACATGTGGCTGCAGCCGCAGGACGACCGCGCCGGCTACGAGGGCGAGCCGTACGTCGTCGGCGAGCTGCGGCTCAACGGCGACGGCTGGTTCAACTACTTCGGGTTCCCGGAGCAGCCGATGCCGGAGTCGCCGTTCGAGTTCCGCCACTCCGGCCAGGTCGTCAAGGCGCTGACCTACGGCAACCTGGGCACCGGCGGGCTGTCGAAGGCCGCGTTCGAGCAGAACTACGGCCCGGGCGACCCGAACGGCCCGTTCGTGCCCGGCTACGGCACGCACACCGTCGAGCACCGCGCCGTCGACCCGGCCGGGAACATCGGCGAGGCGGAGTCGTACACCGCGACGGTCCTGCCGGGCGCCGAGCTGGCGTGCACCCAGACGATCACCGGGCCGCGGGCCGGTTCGCTGCTGGTCACCAACGGCGTGACCTGCCTCGACGGTGCGACGGTGGCCGGCACGGTGACCGTCCGCTCCGGCGCGTCGCTGGTGATGCGCGACAGCACCGTCAGCGGCAGCCTGCTGGCCGACGGCGCCGCCGAGGTCCAGCTGCTCGGCTCGACGCTGGCCGGCCAGGTCCGCGTCACCGGCACTGTGAACGGCGTCACCGCCGCCGGGTCGACGTTCCGCGGCTCGGTCACGCTGGCTGGCAACGGGCGGGTCCCGGGCAACGCCTCGGAGCAGCGGTTCACCCAATACGGCGAGGCGTACGGGCCGATCCTGGCGGGCAACTCGTTCGCCGGCCGGCTCAGCTGCTCCGGCAGCAGCGCGCCCGTGCGCGACTTCGGCGCGGCGAACGAGCGGCGCGGCCTCGCGACCGGGGAGTGCTCGGCGCTCTGACCCAGCGCCGGTGCCTGACGAGGCCTGGGCCACCCCGTGGCCCGGGCCTCGTCGTACCTGGTCACAACGGTCTAGCCGGGTCAGGTGGGCGGGCGTACGGTCGAGGCATGCCGAGTGCGATCGCCAACGGCGTCGATCTGTACTACGAGGCACACGGGCAGGGGCCGGTCATCCTCGGCATCCACGGCAGCCCGGGTTCGGCCGTGTTGTGGGAGCCGGCCGCCGCCGAGCTCGGCACGCTCGGCACCTGCGTCGTCTACGACCGCCGGGGCTACGGCCGCAGCGGCGCACCGGCGCCGTTCGACGCCACCGACCTCGACGAACAGGTGGCCGACGCGGCCGCGCTGCTGGACCGCCTCGGCGCCGAGTCCGCCGTCGTCATCGGCCGGAGCACCGGCGGGCTGATCGCCCTGGAACTCGCCCGTACCCGCCCGCAGCGCGTCCGCGGGCTGGTGCTGCTCGAGCCGGCGCTGCTCACCGTCGACGACGACACCCGGGCGTGGGCGGCGCGGCTGCGCGCGAAGGTCCTCGACGCCGCCGGCGACGACCCGGCGCACGCCGCCGAAGCCGTCGTCCGGGTCGCACTCGGCGACGACACCTGGGAGCGGCTGGACCCCGGCGTGCGGGAGCTGCTGCGGGCCGGCGGCCGCGCCGTCCTTGCCGAGATCCGGGGCCGGGGACTCGACCTCAGCGCCGAGCCGCTCGCGCTCACCGAGGACGACCTGACCGGCATCGACGTGCCGGCGCTGCTGGTGTCGGCGTCCGGCTCGCCCGCCCCGCTGCACCGCGCGGTCCAGTGGCTCGCCGCCGGCCTGCCGAACGCCGCGGCCGCCATCGTCCCGGGCGGCCACCTCATCGATCCCGCGCACTCCGTCGTCCTCGAGTTCGTCGGCCGGATGACCGCCTAGTCTGCCCCGATGGGGTTCACACGGGCCGAGCTGGAGGCGTTTCGCGACCACACGCTGCCGGACCTGGTCGGGCCGGACCTGCGGCTGCTGTTCGTCGGCATCAACCCGGGCCTCATGACGGTGGCCGTGCAGACGCACTTCGGCCGGCCCGGCAACCGGTTCTACCCGGCGCTGCGGCGGGCCGGCATCACCGACGGCCCGGACGACCTGACCGGCCGCGGCGTCGGCATCACCAACCTGGTTGCCCGGGCGACGGCGCGGGCCGACGAGCTGAGCGCCGCGGAGCTGCGCGCGGGCGCCGTCGCGCTGGCGGACAAGGTGGCCCGGCTGGGGCCGGCGGTGGTGGCGGTGCTCGGCATCACCGCGTACCGGACGGCGTTCGCACGGCCGCGGGCGGTGGCCGGCCGGCAGCCCGACGGGCTCGGCGGCGCACAACTGTGGGTGCTGCCGAACCCGAGCGGCCTGAACGCGCACGAGACGCCGGACAGCCTGGCGGCGGCCTACCGCGAGGCCGCCGTCGCCGCCGGCCTAGGGTGTGTCTCCCAAGTCCATGGCCTACTGCGCGACGTCCAGGCGGCGCCTCGCGGCGTTCTCGTCAGTCGTCATAGAACCCCGCTATGACTCCCTCCTCGGCCTTGCGATGCATCCACCTGGACGCCGCTCGCTACGGCCGAGACTTGGGAGACACACCCTGGACCTCGCCCCCGTCAGCTGACCGCGACGAACGTCCCGAGCCCGATCATCAGTGCCCCGCTGCCGGCCCGCTGGCGCACCTGCCAGCGCTCGCTGCGCGCCAGCCGGCCGTGCAACCGGCCCGCGGCGAGCGCCACCGTCACGTCGGCGGCCAGCACGATCACCACCACGATCAGCCCGAGCACGGCCAGCACCATCGCCGGGTGCGCCCGCTCGGGATGCACGAAGTGCGGCAGCAGCGCCATGAAGTACAGCGCCGTCTTCGGGTTCAGCGTCTCGACGACGACACCCTGCGCCAGCGGAGACCGTGCGTACACGTCGTCGCCGGCCATCAGCGCGGCGCCTCGCCGCTGCCGGATCGCCTGCACGCCGAGCACCGCCAGGTAGCCGGCGCCGACGTACTTCACCAGCGCGTACGCCGCGGGACTGGCGGACAGCAACGCGGCCAGCCCGGCGGCCGCCGCGCACACGTGCACGACGGTGCCGATGGCGTTGCCCAGGGCCGACTCCAGCCCCGGCCGCCGTCCGCCGTGCAGCGTCCGGGCCAGCACGTAGAGCATCGCCGGTCCCGGTGTCACGGCGAACACCACCGCCGTGCCCAGGAACACCATCCATTGATCCGTCGCCGGCACGATCGTCCTCCCGACGTCCCCCGTCGCGTTCGGTCAGATCCTGCGGCGGCCCGGTTACAGCGCGCTTTCTCGCCGCTTTCCTGCATCGCGAGATACGGCTGCCCGGCGGCAATGCAGTGCGATAGGGTCCCGGTCAACCGGAGGATGGGCGGTTCGTGCGTTTCGAGGTCTTGGGTCCACTGCGGGTGCGGTGCGAGTCCGGCCCCGTCGCCGTCTCCGGTTCGCTGCGCCAGGGCGTGCTGGCCCTGCTCCTCGCCCAGTCCGGCCGCCCGGTGCCCGCCGACACGCTCGTCGACGCGCTCTGGGGTGACGACGCCGGCGACGGCGGCTCGAAGCTGCAACTGCACGTGCACAAGCTGCGCCGCCTGCTCGACACCCCGGACCGCCTCTCGCACGACGCTGGGGCGTACCGGCTGCGGGTCGGGGCGGGTGAGCTCGACGCCGAGTCGTTCGCGTCGATGGTGGCCGAGGCGGAGACCGCCGGCCCGGACCGGGCGGCGGACCTGCTCGGCGACGCGCTGGCCCTCTGGCGCGGCGACGCCTACCAGGGCCTCGACCTCCCCGCGCTGGCCGCGGAGATCCAGCGGCTGACGGAGCTGCGCCTGGTCGCGCAGGAGCGGCTGGCGGCGGCGGAACTGGCCCGCGGGCGCGGCAGCGCCGCCATCGCCCAGCTGACCGACCTCGTCAGCGCGCACCCGCTGCGCGAACGGGCGCACGCGCTGCTCATGACCGCCCTCTGGGCCGGCGGACGCCAGGCCGACGCCCTCGCCGTCTACCGCGACGTCCGCCAGGCGCTCGTCGACGAGCTGGGCCTCGAGCCCGGAACCGAGCTGCGCGACCTCGAGCGCCGCATCCTCGCCGGCGAGGACGCACCGGACGCCGGTCCGGCTCCCGCGGCGCCGATCCCGGCCCAGCTGCCGCCGGCGGCCGGCGTCTTCGTCGGCCGCGACGCCGAGCTGGCCGAGCTCTCCCGCATCGAGGGCGGGTCCGGCGGCGCGGCGCGGATCGCCGTCGTCACCGGCACGGCCGGCGTCGGCAAGACGGCGCTGGCGTTGCGCTGGGCGCATCGAGCCGCGGCCGGGTTCCCCGACGGGCAGCTCTACGTCGACCTCCGCGGCTACGGCCCGGACCAGCCGGTGCGCACCGACGACGTGCTGGCCCGGCTCCTGCGCGGGCTGGGGGTCGACGGCGCGGCCATCGCCGCCGACGTGGCGGAGCGAGCGGCGCAGTTCCGGACGCTGGCCGGCGGGCGGCGGCTGCTGGTGTTCCTGGACAACGCGTCGTCCGCCGAGCAGGTCCGCCCGGTCCTGCCCGGCTCGGGTTCCTGCTTCGTGGTCGTGACCAGCCGCGACGCGCTGGGGGGACTGTCGGTCCGCGAGGACGCCCACCGCATCGACCTCGACCGGCTGACGAGCACCGAGTCGGCCCTGCTGATGGACTCGCTACTGGGCGAGCGGCCCGGCGACGCCGTCACGCGCATCGTCGAACGCTGTGCGGGGCTGCCGCTGGCCCTGCGCATCGCGGCGGAGCGGGTCCGTGAGCGCCACGACGGCGACATCGGCGACCTCGCCGACGAGCTCGCCGACGAGCAGGTCCGGCTGGACCTGCTGGAGGTCGGTGACGACCCGCAGGCCTCGGTGCGGTCGGTGTTCTCGTGGTCCTACCAGGGCCTGGACGCCGAGGTCGCCCGGGCCTTCCGGTTGAGCGGCCTGCACCCCGGCAACGACTTCGACGCGTACGCGGTCAGCGCCGTGACCGGCGAGAACGACCTGCGCTCCACCCGGCGCCGGCTCCACGCCCTGGTGCGGGCCCGGCTCGTCGACGACATCGGCGGCGGGCGGTACCGGCTGCACGACCTCCTGCGCGTCTACGCCGCCGAGCTGACCCAGGCCGAGGACGGCGCGGCCGCCGGCACCGCGGCGTTCGCCCGGCTGGCCGGCTTCTACGTGCAGGCGGCGGCTCGGGCGATGGCTGCGGTCTTCCCGGGCGACGCCGCGGCCCCGGTGACGCCGGCCGAGCCCGTCGTCCTCCCGGACCTCGACGACTACGACGCCGCGATGCGGTGGCTCGACACCGAGCGGCTCGTGCTGCTGTCGGTCGGCGACCACGCGCCCACGCGCGGCCTGCCGGGGCACACCACCGACCTGTCGGGGGTGTTGTGGCGCTATCTCGACCTCGGCGGGTACTACGAGGAGGCGCGGTCGCTGCACGGCCGTGCCCTGGACGCGGCCCGAACCGCGGCCGACCGCCACGGCGAGGGCTGGGCGCTCGGCGGCCTGGGCCTGACCGCCATGCGGATGCGCGCGCCCGAGGCCGGCGACCTGCTCAGGTCGGCGCTCGCCGTCCACGAGGCGCGGGGTGAGGGCCGGGGACAGGCCATGGTGCTGAACTACCTGGCCGCCGTCGACTTCTTCGACGGCCGGAAGGACGCCGGGATCTCGCACCTGCGGCGGGCCATCGCGCTGTACGACGAGCTGGGCGACGAAGCGCTCGTCGCCCGGCCGCTGAACAACCTCGGCGGCTTCTACCGCATGGTGCGCCGGTACGACGACGCCATCGAGTGTCTCGAGCGAGCCCTCGGCGTCGCGGAGCGGTGCGGCGACCGTCCGTCCGTCCCGCACATCCTGCTGGAACTGGGCGCGCTGTCGCGCATGACCGGACGCTTCGACGCGGCCCTCGACTACGCGCAGCGGGGTCTGCGCGCGACTCGCGAGCACGGTGTCGCCCGGCTGGAGGGCATCGCGCTCTCGGACCTGGGCCTGGCCCACGGCCGGCTCGGCGACCGCGAGCGCGCGTTCGACTTCCACCGTCAGGCGCGGCAGGTCGCCGAGCGGGACCGGCTGCCCGAGCTCTGGGCGGAGATCCTGATCGCGGCCGGCCGGACGCACCGGCTGTTGGGGGAGGACGACGCCTCGGTCGGCGCCTTCGAAGAGGCTCTCGCGCGCTTCGACCACCCCTCGGCGTTCACCACCGGTGCGGCGTTGCAGGAGCTCGGTGAGGTGTACGCGGCCCGCGGCGACCACGCCCGGGCGCTGGACCACTGGGGCCGCGCCGTCGTGGTCTTCGACCGGATGCACCGGCCGGAGGGCGCAGAACTGCGCTGCCGCATCGCCGAACTGGGCGGCATCCCACCTGGTGACAATGCTCTTGAGGAGCAAACCAGTCGTTGACTACTGTCGCCGGATGAGTCGTCAGAACCCGGCCCGCGGCGTCGCCTACGTCGTCCTCGCCGCGGTGTTCTTCTCCGTCAACGCGTCCATGTCGAAGGTCGCGCTGGAGGCGGGGCTGGACCCGTCGGTGCTGGCGGCGCTGCGCTCGACCGGCGCCGCGCTGATCCTGCTGGTGGCGGTGGCCGTCATCGCGCCCGGGCGGCTGCGCATCGGGCTGCGCGAGCTGCCGTTCCTGCTCGTGCTCGGCGTGGCCGGCGGTGCGCTGGTGCAGTGGCTGTACTTCACGGCGATCGACCGGCTGCCGGTGGGCATCGCGCTGCTGCTGGAGTTCACCGCACCGGCGATGGTCGCGCTGTTCAGCTGGGCGGTGCTGCGGCAGCGGATCCGCCGGCAGACCTGGCTGGGCATCGGCGTCGCGCTGATCGGCCTGGCGCTGGTGGCGCAGGTGTGGACCGACATCGGGCTGGACACCGTCGGCGTGCTGGCCGGGTTCGGCGCGGCGGCCTGCCTGGCCAGCTACTACCTGGTCGGCTCGCGGATGTCCGGTCACCGCGATTCGCTCTCGCTGACGTTCTGGATGTTCGCGTTCGCGGCGCTGTTCTGGGCGGTCGCGCAGCCGTGGTGGACGGTCGACCTCGCGCCGCTGGGCCGCGAGACGTCGCTGCTGGGCGCGTTCGACGCGGTGTCGGTGCCGGCGTGGTCGACGGTGCTGTGGATCGTGGTGTTCGGGACGATCGTCGCGTACGGGCTGAACCTCGCGGCGCTGCGGCACATCTCGCCGACCGCGTGCGGCGTCATCGGCATGTCCGAGCCGGTCGGGTCCGCCGTCGTGGCGTGGGTGTGGCTCGGGCAGAGCCTGTCCGCCGCCCAGGTCGTCGGCGGGCTGGTGGTGCTGGCCGGCATCGCCCTGGCGGAGCTCGGCGGCACGGGCACGCCGCCGGAGGCGGAGCCGGACCAGGCGGCGGCCGGCCTCGCGCCGTTGTCGCCCGAGGCCGCGGCGGCGCCGCACTGATGGCGGTCACCGAGGAGCGGGCGCAGGCGGCCCGCCCGGGGCGTGGCGCGGCCGTCTCGGCGGGCGTGATGGCGCTGCTCGTCCCGGTGCACGGGTTCCTGGTGGCGGCCGTGGTGCTGGCGGCCGGGCGGTACGACTCCAGCGGGCAGGGCGGGCCGTTCCGCTCCTGCACCGCCGACTCCGTGTCGTGCGACGGCCCGAACCACGCCATGATCGCGGTCGCCGCCGCCGTGCTCGCCGGCATCGCGTGGGCCGTCGCAGGGCTCGGCGTGCGGGCCGGCCGCTATCCGCGCCGGCGGCGAGCCCGGGCCTGGCTGACCGCGCTCAACGTGGTGGTCGCCGTGGTGGCCGCGGCGGCGTTCTGGCTGCTGCAGCGCGGGTGACGGACGGTACGGTGGGAGGCGTGCTCTCGCCCCACTTCGTCGTCGCGGCGGTGTGCTTCCTCGACGCGGAGTCGCGGGTGCTGACCGTCCGCAAGCGCGACACCCACGCGTTCATGCTGCCCGGTGGCAAGCTCGAGCCCGGCGAGAACCCCGCGGCGGCCGCCCTGCGCGAGGTCGACGAGGAGATCGGCGTCGCGCTGCGCCCGGCCGACCTCACCTCGCTGGGCGTCTGGACCGCACCCGCCGCCAACGAGCCCGGCGCCTCGGTCACCGCCACGGTGTACACCGCCACCCTGCCGGCCCCGCCCGTCGCCGCCCGCGAGATCGCCGAGCTGCGCTGGCTGCACCCGGCCGGCGCCGCCGCGGTGGCACCCCTCCTCCGCGACCACGTCTTCCCGGCGCTGCTCAGCGCGTAGGACGGCCCGGCGCGGCGACCCGGAGGGCGTTGTACCGGCAGGCGTCGGCCAGCCGGTGGTCGTAGGTGATCATCAGCTCGACGTCGAGCACGAATGCCGTGGCCAGGTGGATCGCGTCGAGCGAGCGCAGCACCGATGGCCGGATGCGCCGGGCCAGGCCGACGATGTCCTCGGTGACGTGCCGCTCGGCCACGCCGGCCAGAGCGTCGTCGACGCCGTCCTGGACGACCAGGCCCTCGGTGACGCGCAGCAGGGCGCGGCCGACCTCGAGCCCGGCCAGCGACGACGTGACGATGGCGTCGCCGTCGTCGACGTGTTGCTCCAGCGCCTGCTCGAGCGCGTCGGACTCGTCCTCCTGGAGCGCCCGTTTGAGCAGTGCGCTGGTGTCGACGTAGACGTGCACGTCAGACCCGGTCGTCGCGGTCGAGCAGGCCGGCCGAGGTGACGCCCGGTGGCGGCGTGAGCCGCCGGGACGGACGCCGGTACGGCGTGCGCGGCGGGCGGACCAGCTGGGCGGCGACGAGCCGCTCCAGCTCCCCGGCGCCTTCGGGCGCCTCGCGGCGATGTACCGGCTCGGTGCCGAGCCCGGTGTCGATGCCGAGATAGCTGTCGGCGTACTGATCAGAACCAGGTCTCGACGACGTCGGTGACGATGGCGTCGGGGCTGGCCAGAGCGATATGGCGCCACTTGTCGAAGGTCGTGCAGGGGTGCGAGATGCCCAGCTGGACGCGGTCGCCGACGGTGAGGATGGTACCTGGTGGTACCGCCACGAACGCGTGCTGGTCGTTGAGCGCGGTGACCTCGGCGCCGTCCAGCGGGCGTACGTCGGCGGTGCCGCGGGGGAGCACGGCCAGCGGGATCGGCAGGCCCTGGTCGAAGGAGGCGTCGCGGCGGCCGACGTCGAGGAAGGCGCGGCCGGGCTCGGGCGCCGACACGACCGTGCCCCAGACGGTGAGCGCGGCCCGCAGCCGGGCCGGCGCGTCCGGGCCGTCCAGCGGCGAGTTGCGGCGGAACATGCCGGAGTCGTGCGTGACGTAGCAGCCGCTGCGCAGGATCACCCGCCCGCCGCCGCCCAGCACGTCCGCCACGACGTCGTAGAACATGCTGCCGCCGGCCGACAGCACCACCTCGCCGTCGACGTCGGAGGCGACCGAGGCGCCGGCGGCCCGCAGGGTCTCGAGGTACTCGCGGACGGCGGCCATCGACGGCGGCGTGCGGTCGCCCGCCACCGAGCCCTCGTACCCGGCGACGCCGGTGAGCCGGACGTTCGGCGAGCGCCCGATCGCGGCCCGGACGGCGTCGCGGCCGGCGGCGTCGCGGGTGCCGGTGCGCCCGCCGGCCTTCCCGACCTCCAGCAGCACGTCGGCGACGGCCCCCGCCGAGGCGAAGGCGTCCTGCAGGATCGACACCCCGTCCACCGAGTCGACCCAGCAGCGGAACCCGAACCCACCCGCCACCTCGCGCGCCACCCAGGCCGCCTCGCCGGGCTGCACCAGCTCGTTGGCCAGCTGCACCGCGGGCACGCCGTGCGCCCGCATGACCCGCACCTGGGCCGGCGTCGCCGCGGTGATGCCGGTGGCGCCGGCCGCCAGCTGGCGGCCGAACAGCGCCGGCGCCATCGTCGTCTTGCCGTGCGGCTGCAGCTCGACGTCGTGCTCGCGGCACCACGTCGCCATGGTGGCGAGGTTGTGCTCCAGCGCGGCGTCGTCGAGGACGGCGAGCGGGGTGGGCAGTTCGTGGACGGACCGGCCGATGATCGAAGGCGTCACGGGCGTCACCGTACCGGGTAGGTGCCCCGCAGGTTCACCGAGGAGTAGGCGATGTGCCTGGTCAGCGGATCGGTCGCCAGGGCCGCCTCGGTGACCGGCAGGTGCTGGTGGGTCTCGTTGTAGAGGCGGACGAACGCCTCGGCGAAGTTGACCCCGGCGGCCCGGCCGGCCTCGCCGTTGTACGACTCCACCAGCTTGCGGGCGAACACGCCGTGGTAGCCCTGGCTGACGAACTGGTCCATCGCCGCCAGCTTGGTGCCGACTACGCCGGTGATGTCGACGTAGCAGTCGTTGCGCACCCCGTTGAGGCTGAGCGCGTCCAGGTTGTACACCGGCAGGCCGGTGAGGAACACCTGCCGCACCGGCACCTCGTCGCGGCCGTCGAGGTTGCGCAGGTAGGTCCCGGCGCGGGCGAGCGCGGCCAGCGCCATGCCGGTCGCGACGGAGTGCGCGTCGAAGTAGGCGGGGCTGCGCGGGTGGTCGGCGATGACGATCTCGGGCTGCTCGGCGGCGAGGTGCTCGGCGATCTCCTCGACGACGTCCTCGTGGACGGTCGCGTAGGTGTCCTCGTGGTCCAGCGTGATGATCCGGTCGATGCCGATGATCTTGGCCGCGCGGTCCAGCTCGTCCTTCTTGTTCGCGACGATGGCGTCCAGGCCGGCTGCCGCGACGGCGTCGTCGGGCGCGTCCTTGCGCCACTCCTCGGCGTACTTGTTCGCGTGGATGCGCCCGCCGTGGCTGAGGATCAGCGCGACCACCTCGTCGCCGCGCTGCGCGTGCTGGGCCAGCGTGCCGCCGCAGTTGGTGATGGTGTCGGCGGGGTGGGCGTAGATCGTCATGATCTTCATGGAGGTCTCCAGGTTCCGAAAGTGCGCCAACGCGTGCCAGGAGCACACACGGAACATCATTCCATGTCAAGGCCGCGGCTGGCCGGCGGGCTCACGCGCGGTCCAGGACCACCAGCTCGCTGGCGTAGTCGCCGACCAGCCCGACCCGCAGGCCGTGATGCATGAGCAACGCCCCGCTGTACCGCGTCCCGGTCGCCCCGTCCACGTACACGGCCGCGGGGTCGAGGCCGCGCAGCCGTAGCTGCACCGTCCGCCGCAGGTGCCGCACCGACGGCGCGAACGCGAACACCGCGACCTGATGACCGGACGGCGACCGGTAGCTGAGCGCCGTCACGTCGTCGGGCGCGCCGCTCAGCCGCCGCATGACGCCGTATTGCACCGTCGCCCGCACCTGCTTGTACTGCGCGACGTACTCGGCGGCCTCCGCCAGGTCCGCCGACGGCCAGTGCGCCAGGTTCCCGCCGATGCCCAGCAGTCCCGTCATCGCCGAGTGGAACCGGAACCGCAGCGGGATCTCGCGTTTGGTGAGGTAGGTGGGGGAGTCGGTGACCCAGGCCATCATCGTGTGCGGTGAGTGGGCATAGGTGTAACCGTGCTGGATCGACAGCCGCTCCAGCGCGTCGGTCTGGTCGCTGGGCCAGACCCACTCGGTGCGCGCCATGACGCCGAGGTCGGCCCGGCCGCCGCCGGACGCGCAGCTCTCGATCCAGACGTCCGGGTGCCGGGCGCGGACACGGTCGAGCACCTCGTAGAAGCCCTCGACGTGCGCGAGCCAGACCGAGCCGTTGCCGACCCCGTCCGACGCCTCGGTGAGTGGCCGGTTGAGGTCCCACTTCAGGGCGTCGATCGGCGCCGACGACAGCAGCGCGTCCAGGGCCTCGACGAGGTGCGTGCGGACGTCCGGGCGGCTCAGCGCCAGCAGGTGGGTCTGCCGGGCGAGGGTGCGCGGGCGGGTCGGCCACTGGTAGATCCAGTCCGGGTGGGCGCGGAAGAGGTCGCTGTCGGGGCTGACCGCCTCGGGCTCGACCCAGACGCCGAACCGCATGCCCAGCGCGTGCACCTCGTCGGCCAGCGGCGTCAGGCCGTCGGGGAAGGCGGCACGGTCCGGGGTCCAGTCGCCGATGCCCGCGCTCTCGTCGTCGCGCCCGGCGAACCAGCCGTCGTCGACGACGAACAGCTCGGCGCCCAGGCCGGCCGCCCGCCGGGCCAGCTCGAGCTGCGACTCCGGGCGGACGTCGAAGAACGTCGCCTCCCAGCCGTTGTAGAGGACCGGCCGGACGACATCGGGTCGCGGCACGACGAACCGGCGCTCGTAGGCGTGCCAGCGGTCGGTGAGGTCGTCGTGCCCGGCGGACGTGTACACACCGACGGTGACGGGGGTGGTCCACGACGTGCCCGGCGCCAGCGGGTGCCGCAGGTCGAAGTCGTTGACGCCGGTGGTGACGTGCAGCCGGCCGTCGTAGGCGAGCTCGGCCGCCAGCCGCCACGAGCCGCTCCACGCCAGCGCGACGCTCCAGACCGCACCCGCCTCGTCGCCCGCGCCGGCGTCCAGCGCCAGCCACGGCTGCGCCGCGTGCCCGGGGATGCCGCGCCTCGACTCCAGCACCAACCGGCCCGGACCGAGCGGGCGCCGCGTCACCTGCGTCTCCGCCGCGTACATGCCGGCCAGCCAGGTCGCCTCCCAGCGCGGCTGCCAGGGCAGCCCCCAGCTCGCGGAGTACGCCCGGTCGAGCGCGACGAGCGTCTCGCCGTCGTTGACCAGCGTGGTCCACCGCTCCAGTGCGCCGCCGCGAACCCTGTAGTGCAGGTCGGCGGCGAACGGGTAGTGCCGGTCGGCGAGCCGGACCGTCAACTGATCGGCGCTGACGGTGTGCGACCGGTAGGCCAGGTCGAGCGCGCGGACGCCGTCGGCGAACTCCACCTTGAGCGCGGTCTCGTCCAGCCTGCGCCCGCCGTGCGCGACCAGCTCCTCGGCGTGTGCGCGCGGGCTGGACCAGGTGTTGGAGCCGAAGTCGCGCGCGTCGTCGGCCAGCAGGGCGGCGACGTCGGCGGGCTCGAGCGGCCCGCCCCAGTGCAGGTGGCGCAGGTCGCCGTCAGGGGTGACGGCGAGCGCGTAGGCGAACCCGTCGCCCCGCAGCAGGAAGGCGTTCCGGTCGGTGAGGTGGTGGACGGCCGTCACGCCGAA containing:
- a CDS encoding alpha/beta fold hydrolase, with the translated sequence MPSAIANGVDLYYEAHGQGPVILGIHGSPGSAVLWEPAAAELGTLGTCVVYDRRGYGRSGAPAPFDATDLDEQVADAAALLDRLGAESAVVIGRSTGGLIALELARTRPQRVRGLVLLEPALLTVDDDTRAWAARLRAKVLDAAGDDPAHAAEAVVRVALGDDTWERLDPGVRELLRAGGRAVLAEIRGRGLDLSAEPLALTEDDLTGIDVPALLVSASGSPAPLHRAVQWLAAGLPNAAAAIVPGGHLIDPAHSVVLEFVGRMTA
- a CDS encoding mismatch-specific DNA-glycosylase; this translates as MGFTRAELEAFRDHTLPDLVGPDLRLLFVGINPGLMTVAVQTHFGRPGNRFYPALRRAGITDGPDDLTGRGVGITNLVARATARADELSAAELRAGAVALADKVARLGPAVVAVLGITAYRTAFARPRAVAGRQPDGLGGAQLWVLPNPSGLNAHETPDSLAAAYREAAVAAGLGCVSQVHGLLRDVQAAPRGVLVSRHRTPL
- a CDS encoding LysE family translocator yields the protein MVFLGTAVVFAVTPGPAMLYVLARTLHGGRRPGLESALGNAIGTVVHVCAAAAGLAALLSASPAAYALVKYVGAGYLAVLGVQAIRQRRGAALMAGDDVYARSPLAQGVVVETLNPKTALYFMALLPHFVHPERAHPAMVLAVLGLIVVVIVLAADVTVALAAGRLHGRLARSERWQVRQRAGSGALMIGLGTFVAVS
- a CDS encoding AfsR/SARP family transcriptional regulator, with product MRFEVLGPLRVRCESGPVAVSGSLRQGVLALLLAQSGRPVPADTLVDALWGDDAGDGGSKLQLHVHKLRRLLDTPDRLSHDAGAYRLRVGAGELDAESFASMVAEAETAGPDRAADLLGDALALWRGDAYQGLDLPALAAEIQRLTELRLVAQERLAAAELARGRGSAAIAQLTDLVSAHPLRERAHALLMTALWAGGRQADALAVYRDVRQALVDELGLEPGTELRDLERRILAGEDAPDAGPAPAAPIPAQLPPAAGVFVGRDAELAELSRIEGGSGGAARIAVVTGTAGVGKTALALRWAHRAAAGFPDGQLYVDLRGYGPDQPVRTDDVLARLLRGLGVDGAAIAADVAERAAQFRTLAGGRRLLVFLDNASSAEQVRPVLPGSGSCFVVVTSRDALGGLSVREDAHRIDLDRLTSTESALLMDSLLGERPGDAVTRIVERCAGLPLALRIAAERVRERHDGDIGDLADELADEQVRLDLLEVGDDPQASVRSVFSWSYQGLDAEVARAFRLSGLHPGNDFDAYAVSAVTGENDLRSTRRRLHALVRARLVDDIGGGRYRLHDLLRVYAAELTQAEDGAAAGTAAFARLAGFYVQAAARAMAAVFPGDAAAPVTPAEPVVLPDLDDYDAAMRWLDTERLVLLSVGDHAPTRGLPGHTTDLSGVLWRYLDLGGYYEEARSLHGRALDAARTAADRHGEGWALGGLGLTAMRMRAPEAGDLLRSALAVHEARGEGRGQAMVLNYLAAVDFFDGRKDAGISHLRRAIALYDELGDEALVARPLNNLGGFYRMVRRYDDAIECLERALGVAERCGDRPSVPHILLELGALSRMTGRFDAALDYAQRGLRATREHGVARLEGIALSDLGLAHGRLGDRERAFDFHRQARQVAERDRLPELWAEILIAAGRTHRLLGEDDASVGAFEEALARFDHPSAFTTGAALQELGEVYAARGDHARALDHWGRAVVVFDRMHRPEGAELRCRIAELGGIPPGDNALEEQTSR
- a CDS encoding EamA family transporter, with protein sequence MSRQNPARGVAYVVLAAVFFSVNASMSKVALEAGLDPSVLAALRSTGAALILLVAVAVIAPGRLRIGLRELPFLLVLGVAGGALVQWLYFTAIDRLPVGIALLLEFTAPAMVALFSWAVLRQRIRRQTWLGIGVALIGLALVAQVWTDIGLDTVGVLAGFGAAACLASYYLVGSRMSGHRDSLSLTFWMFAFAALFWAVAQPWWTVDLAPLGRETSLLGAFDAVSVPAWSTVLWIVVFGTIVAYGLNLAALRHISPTACGVIGMSEPVGSAVVAWVWLGQSLSAAQVVGGLVVLAGIALAELGGTGTPPEAEPDQAAAGLAPLSPEAAAAPH
- a CDS encoding NUDIX hydrolase is translated as MLSPHFVVAAVCFLDAESRVLTVRKRDTHAFMLPGGKLEPGENPAAAALREVDEEIGVALRPADLTSLGVWTAPAANEPGASVTATVYTATLPAPPVAAREIAELRWLHPAGAAAVAPLLRDHVFPALLSA
- a CDS encoding type II toxin-antitoxin system VapC family toxin; translated protein: MHVYVDTSALLKRALQEDESDALEQALEQHVDDGDAIVTSSLAGLEVGRALLRVTEGLVVQDGVDDALAGVAERHVTEDIVGLARRIRPSVLRSLDAIHLATAFVLDVELMITYDHRLADACRYNALRVAAPGRPTR